In Fusarium oxysporum Fo47 chromosome VII, complete sequence, the following proteins share a genomic window:
- a CDS encoding uncharacterized protein (expressed protein) produces the protein MPKPKHSHSPAPVDEPPRKRHRNHVSWANTGKNSKQADDIVDSTRPQIFQPGYTCGSKSSPSEDLFANGDSYNFRAEHQLRDYFSAGKYSNLSGYVNPMSEANSESLVMGDSGTWWQESSPYGPAAEQENLGMMRKLEARGLSNSYELGIKPTTSKQQKQNIGKAEQVSELWRDRYHIDDALRDLRKLEGRLQDWNKHQMVVVTSTGQ, from the coding sequence ATGCCCAAACCAAAACACAGCCACAGCCCAGCCCCAGTAGACGAGCCTCCCAGGAAGAGGCATAGAAATCACGTTTCCTGGGCCAACACGGGGAAAAATTCAAAGCAAGCTGACGATATTGTCGACTCCACGCGACCCCAAATTTTCCAACCTGGATACACTTGTGGTAGCAAGTCATCGCCGTCGGAAGACCTGTTCGCGAACGGAGATTCTTATAATTTCCGTGCGGAGCATCAGCTTAGGGATTACTTTTCTGCTGGAAAGTACTCAAATCTAAGCGGCTACGTAAACCCGATGTCAGAGGCGAATTCCGAATCGCTGGTCATGGGAGATTCAGGaacttggtggcaagagtCAAGCCCCTATGGCCCAGCGGCGGAGCAGGAGAACCTGGGGATGATGCGGAAGCTAGAAGCCCGAGGGCTATCCAATAGTTACGAGCTGGGTATCAAGCCAACCACATcgaagcagcagaagcagaataTAGGCAAGGCCGAACAGGTTAGCGAGCTTTGGAGGGACCGCTACCACATTGACGATGCTCTGCGTGATCTTAGAAAGTTGGAGGGTCGATTACAGGACTGGAATAAGCACCAGATGGTTGTCGTAACCTCAACAGGGCAATGA